The following coding sequences lie in one Paenibacillus durus ATCC 35681 genomic window:
- a CDS encoding NAD(P)-dependent oxidoreductase, which produces MEHASPLTAFSPDMFMRNFAEAEPGLTRKGAAEESNRCLYCYDAPCIKACPTGINIPSFIKRIATDNLRGAAHTIMESNPVGASCSRVCPTEELCEGACVLNDASEPIQIGLLQRYATDWAMNNDVKLFKAGAPSGKKVAVIGGGPAGLSAARELAREGFSVVIYEARELAGGLDTHGIVSFRLPQSVSLWEVEQVEKLGVDIRTGVKVGIDVTVDELKAEYDAIVLAAGMGYVPELGIPGEELEGVYDAIKLVESTKTGVSDVQLMGQRVAIIGAGNTAIDAATCSVRLGAANVKMVYRRTREEMTAYDFEYEFAKQEGVEFSWLTLPKRIIGDELGKVTGLECVTMKLSGEAGSDGRLKPVPVEGSEFIMPVEAVVLAIGQKRHTGLIEHLGLDHEWGVVKIDEETHRTSDPQIYAVGDIVFGFGKGEAMVVSAAQQGKLAAHAIVKQFTPQQDGVVGSAV; this is translated from the coding sequence ATGGAACACGCTTCACCGTTGACTGCATTTTCACCTGACATGTTCATGCGAAATTTCGCTGAGGCCGAACCGGGGCTTACCCGCAAGGGCGCTGCCGAAGAATCCAACCGCTGTCTTTACTGCTACGACGCTCCTTGTATCAAGGCTTGCCCGACGGGCATTAACATTCCCTCCTTTATTAAGCGTATTGCCACGGACAACCTGCGGGGCGCCGCGCATACGATAATGGAATCCAACCCGGTAGGCGCAAGCTGCTCGCGCGTCTGTCCGACCGAAGAGCTGTGCGAAGGAGCCTGCGTCCTGAACGACGCTTCTGAGCCGATCCAGATCGGCCTCCTCCAGCGCTATGCGACCGATTGGGCAATGAATAATGACGTGAAGCTGTTCAAGGCGGGTGCTCCGAGCGGGAAAAAGGTTGCCGTGATCGGCGGCGGCCCGGCCGGATTGTCGGCTGCCAGAGAGCTGGCCCGCGAAGGCTTCTCCGTCGTGATCTACGAAGCGAGGGAACTGGCCGGAGGATTGGACACACATGGCATCGTATCCTTCCGTCTGCCGCAGTCCGTCTCCCTGTGGGAAGTGGAGCAGGTCGAGAAGCTTGGCGTGGACATCCGCACAGGCGTAAAGGTAGGGATTGATGTAACGGTGGATGAGCTGAAGGCGGAATATGACGCGATCGTGCTTGCTGCTGGTATGGGTTACGTGCCCGAGCTGGGCATCCCTGGCGAGGAGCTGGAAGGCGTGTACGACGCGATCAAGCTGGTGGAATCGACGAAGACGGGCGTGTCCGATGTGCAGCTGATGGGACAGCGCGTTGCCATTATCGGCGCGGGCAACACGGCGATTGACGCCGCAACCTGCTCCGTACGGCTTGGCGCGGCCAATGTGAAGATGGTCTACCGCCGCACCCGCGAGGAGATGACAGCCTACGACTTCGAGTATGAATTCGCCAAGCAGGAAGGCGTCGAGTTCAGCTGGCTGACGCTGCCTAAGCGCATTATCGGCGACGAGCTCGGTAAGGTGACGGGCCTTGAATGTGTAACGATGAAGCTGAGCGGCGAGGCTGGCAGCGACGGCAGACTTAAGCCGGTGCCGGTGGAAGGCTCCGAATTCATTATGCCGGTAGAAGCAGTTGTGCTGGCCATCGGGCAGAAGCGCCATACCGGCCTGATCGAGCATCTCGGCCTGGACCATGAATGGGGCGTCGTGAAGATCGACGAGGAGACCCATCGGACCTCCGATCCGCAAATTTATGCCGTTGGTGACATCGTCTTCGGCTTCGGCAAAGGCGAAGCGATGGTCGTATCCGCGGCCCAGCAGGGCAAGCTCGCCGCTCACGCGATTGTTAAGCAATTCACACCGCAGCAAGACGGCGTTGTCGGCTCTGCGGTATAA
- a CDS encoding PucR family transcriptional regulator gives MDWELVFTIREALKRPLFADAKVVGGSSGQGRAIRWVHVLESSSIESLIHGQEMILTTGIGMSADLPASLEFLEYLIHKNAACLCIELGTYFNTVPEELVSLADQHDFPLIVFNRTVRFVDITLDLHSLIINRHHRMLGELESISREFHRLTLTSQGTVKVLQLLSRSTRTQILYMQLQGKPQFFPSLPPEEQEPLLRFFSAFYEEMEGIHQPDAAPSFREFGGKTVVLKPVGALDQTWAYILMICPHKPQEFDCLLLDSASLSIAQELLRTRYMEERKLFSENLWVDELINGRIDDENRLKSLIGPDFGVVNELAYRVCLIEIENPRNVKWNSSENEWESITFHLSLVLRSIFEKYSLRPLITLKNNRLTVIALDIQSKVPGRTRLQQALEALQNIRSDEKLKDLQLVIGVGKSHTQLKNAPTGYREAVQALSLYPCHQKPTLFYEELGVFQLLLSLNDGKTLQNFIRTYLGPLIDHDQQKGSELLLTLRVYLDHDGSKQIAARKLFIVRQSLYYRLDKITELLGEDFMSPENRISIQVALRAYQFLYPEKLTLPSSRSVPL, from the coding sequence ATGGACTGGGAACTTGTGTTTACGATTCGGGAAGCGCTGAAAAGACCGCTGTTTGCCGACGCCAAAGTCGTCGGAGGAAGCTCGGGCCAGGGCCGGGCGATCCGCTGGGTGCATGTGCTGGAAAGCTCCAGCATCGAGAGCCTGATTCACGGACAGGAAATGATACTCACAACAGGCATCGGGATGAGCGCCGATCTCCCCGCCTCACTTGAGTTTCTGGAGTACCTGATCCACAAGAACGCCGCTTGCCTGTGCATCGAGCTGGGGACTTATTTCAACACCGTACCAGAAGAGCTGGTCTCCCTGGCGGATCAGCATGATTTTCCACTTATTGTCTTCAACCGCACGGTTCGGTTCGTCGACATTACGCTTGATCTGCATTCACTTATTATCAACCGCCATCACCGCATGCTCGGGGAGCTGGAGAGCATCTCCCGCGAGTTCCACCGGCTGACGCTGACCTCGCAGGGAACGGTAAAGGTGCTGCAGCTGCTGTCCAGAAGCACGCGCACGCAAATTCTCTACATGCAGCTCCAAGGCAAGCCGCAGTTCTTCCCTTCGCTGCCGCCGGAAGAGCAGGAGCCTCTGCTGCGCTTCTTCTCGGCTTTTTATGAAGAAATGGAAGGAATTCACCAACCGGACGCAGCCCCGAGCTTCCGCGAATTCGGCGGCAAGACGGTCGTGCTCAAGCCGGTCGGCGCTCTGGACCAGACATGGGCCTACATTCTGATGATATGCCCCCATAAACCGCAGGAGTTCGATTGTCTGCTGCTTGACTCCGCCTCGCTGTCCATCGCCCAGGAGCTGCTGCGCACACGCTACATGGAGGAGCGCAAGCTTTTTTCCGAAAATTTGTGGGTCGACGAATTGATCAACGGGCGCATTGACGATGAAAACCGGCTCAAGAGCTTGATCGGACCGGATTTCGGCGTTGTCAACGAGCTTGCTTACCGTGTATGTCTGATCGAGATCGAAAATCCCCGAAACGTAAAATGGAACAGCTCGGAAAATGAATGGGAGTCGATTACGTTTCACCTTTCACTTGTCCTGCGTTCCATTTTCGAGAAATATTCGCTCCGGCCGCTCATTACGCTAAAGAACAACCGCCTGACCGTCATTGCGCTGGACATTCAGTCCAAGGTACCCGGGCGGACCCGGCTGCAGCAGGCGCTGGAAGCCCTGCAGAATATCCGCTCCGACGAGAAGCTGAAGGATCTTCAGCTCGTCATCGGCGTCGGCAAATCGCATACTCAGCTTAAAAATGCTCCAACCGGCTACCGGGAAGCGGTGCAGGCGCTGTCGCTCTACCCCTGCCACCAGAAGCCGACCCTGTTCTACGAAGAGCTTGGCGTCTTCCAGCTGCTGCTGAGCCTGAACGACGGCAAGACGCTGCAGAACTTTATCCGCACCTATCTCGGTCCGCTGATCGACCATGACCAGCAGAAGGGCAGCGAGCTGCTGCTGACGCTGCGGGTCTATCTGGATCATGACGGGTCGAAGCAGATCGCGGCGCGGAAGCTGTTCATCGTCAGACAATCGCTGTACTACCGTCTGGACAAAATTACAGAGCTGCTCGGCGAGGACTTTATGTCGCCGGAGAACCGCATATCCATTCAGGTCGCGCTGCGGGCCTATCAGTTCCTGTACCCGGAGAAGCTTACTTTGCCCAGTTCCCGTTCAGTACCTCTGTGA
- a CDS encoding aspartate aminotransferase family protein gives MLETGIESELAISKDRKYLWHHISPYSEANPPMIAASASGSWVTDIDGKKYLDGMSGLWCVNVGYGRKELAEAAYNQLLSLPYFPLTQSHMPAILLAEKLNEWLGDEYVIFFSNSGSEANEAAFKMVRQYHQQSGQHYRHKFIARYRGYHGNSFGALSATGQAQRKYKYEPLSGGFLHVAPPDSYRRPAGQSVEEFNLLMAQQIEDTIVWEGAETVAAVIMEPVITGGGVIVPHQVYMDRVQEICKKHGVLLIIDEVICGFGRSGRKFGHHNFGVKPDIVTMAKGLTSAYLPLSATAVRKEIYEVFKDNSDDYGYFRHINTFGGNPAACALGLRNLEIMEQENLVERGDLLGKRLSAGLSGLLEHKLVGDVRSFGLITGVELVADKTTKEPAPLDTVKGIIADCKAKGLIIGKNGDTVAGYNNVLTFAPPLASTDEDIQFILDTFTEVLNGNWAK, from the coding sequence ATGCTCGAAACGGGGATAGAGAGCGAACTTGCAATCAGCAAAGACCGGAAGTATCTGTGGCATCACATTTCGCCTTACAGCGAAGCCAATCCGCCGATGATCGCCGCGTCCGCCAGCGGTTCCTGGGTTACCGATATCGACGGAAAGAAATATCTGGACGGCATGTCGGGCCTGTGGTGCGTTAATGTGGGCTACGGACGTAAGGAACTGGCGGAAGCCGCATATAATCAACTGCTCAGCCTGCCTTATTTTCCGCTGACGCAGAGCCATATGCCGGCCATTCTGCTGGCGGAGAAGCTGAACGAATGGCTGGGAGATGAGTATGTGATCTTCTTCTCCAACAGCGGATCGGAAGCGAATGAAGCCGCCTTTAAAATGGTGCGGCAGTACCACCAGCAGAGCGGACAGCATTACCGGCACAAGTTCATTGCCCGTTACCGGGGCTATCACGGCAACTCCTTCGGCGCCCTGTCCGCGACAGGTCAGGCCCAGCGCAAATACAAATACGAACCGCTCAGCGGGGGCTTCCTGCATGTGGCGCCGCCCGACAGCTACCGCCGTCCCGCTGGGCAGTCCGTAGAGGAATTCAACCTCTTGATGGCCCAGCAGATTGAGGACACCATTGTCTGGGAGGGCGCAGAGACGGTAGCGGCCGTTATCATGGAGCCGGTGATTACCGGCGGCGGCGTCATTGTGCCGCATCAGGTCTATATGGACCGCGTGCAGGAAATCTGCAAGAAACACGGCGTGCTGCTCATTATCGACGAAGTCATCTGCGGCTTCGGCCGGTCGGGGCGTAAATTCGGCCACCACAACTTCGGCGTGAAGCCGGATATCGTGACGATGGCCAAAGGGCTGACCAGCGCTTATCTTCCGCTGTCGGCGACCGCCGTCCGCAAGGAGATTTACGAGGTCTTCAAGGATAACAGCGACGACTACGGCTACTTCCGGCATATCAATACGTTCGGCGGCAATCCGGCCGCCTGCGCCCTGGGGCTGCGGAATCTGGAAATCATGGAGCAGGAGAACCTCGTCGAACGCGGCGATCTTCTCGGCAAGCGGCTGAGCGCCGGACTGTCCGGGCTGCTGGAGCACAAGCTGGTCGGCGATGTCCGCAGCTTCGGCCTGATCACCGGCGTCGAGCTTGTGGCGGATAAGACGACCAAGGAGCCGGCTCCGCTGGATACGGTGAAGGGTATCATCGCCGATTGCAAGGCCAAGGGTCTGATTATCGGCAAGAACGGCGATACGGTAGCGGGTTACAATAACGTACTGACCTTCGCCCCGCCGCTCGCCTCAACCGACGAGGACATCCAGTTCATCCTGGACACGTTCACAGAGGTACTGAACGGGAACTGGGCAAAGTAA
- a CDS encoding CoA-acylating methylmalonate-semialdehyde dehydrogenase, whose product MSLLVRQTEKVRNFINGQWVESSSGREEEVFNPATEEVIAYVPLSSREELDAAVAAAKAAFYNWKKVAVPRRARYFFEYQQLLLKHAEELAELITLENGKSLEEARGEVQRGIECVEFAAGAPTLMMGSQLPDIATGIESGMYRYPLGVVGGIAPFNFPMMVPCWMFPLAIACGNTFVLKPSERTPLLVGRLAELFMEAGFPPGVLNVVHGAHEVVNGMLEHEDIKAISFVGSQPVAEYVYKNGSAHGKRVQALAGAKNHSIVLPDADMDNAVKNITSAAFGSAGERCMACSVVVVHEEIADELVTRLQAAADNLKIGSGLDAGVFLGPVIRRSNKERTVSYIETGEREQATLVRDGRKDAATEGAGYFIGPTIFDHVKPGMTIWRDEIFAPVLAVVRVKDLAEAISVTNQSPFANGACIYTDSAKAIREFREEIDAGMLGVNLGVPAPMAFFPFSGYKKSFYGDLHANGRDGVEFYTRKKMITARY is encoded by the coding sequence GGTGGAGTCGTCTTCCGGGCGGGAGGAAGAAGTATTCAATCCGGCAACGGAGGAAGTGATCGCTTATGTACCGCTGTCCAGCCGTGAGGAGCTGGATGCCGCGGTTGCTGCGGCAAAGGCGGCGTTTTACAACTGGAAAAAGGTTGCTGTGCCCCGCCGGGCCCGTTACTTCTTCGAATACCAGCAGCTGCTGCTGAAGCATGCGGAAGAGCTTGCTGAACTGATCACGCTGGAGAATGGCAAGAGCCTTGAAGAAGCGCGCGGAGAGGTTCAGCGCGGCATCGAATGCGTCGAATTTGCCGCAGGCGCTCCCACCTTGATGATGGGCAGCCAGCTGCCGGACATTGCCACAGGCATCGAGTCGGGAATGTACCGCTATCCGCTCGGCGTTGTGGGCGGGATTGCGCCGTTCAATTTCCCGATGATGGTCCCGTGCTGGATGTTCCCGCTGGCGATTGCCTGCGGCAATACATTCGTGCTGAAGCCGTCAGAGCGGACGCCGCTTCTTGTGGGCCGTCTCGCCGAGCTGTTCATGGAAGCGGGGTTCCCGCCCGGCGTGCTGAATGTTGTTCATGGGGCGCATGAGGTCGTTAACGGAATGCTGGAGCATGAGGACATCAAGGCGATATCCTTTGTCGGCTCCCAGCCGGTCGCGGAATACGTCTACAAGAACGGAAGCGCGCATGGCAAAAGGGTTCAGGCGCTGGCCGGAGCGAAGAATCACTCGATCGTTCTGCCGGATGCCGACATGGATAATGCGGTCAAGAACATCACCTCCGCCGCCTTCGGCTCCGCCGGCGAGCGCTGCATGGCCTGCTCGGTTGTAGTTGTTCATGAAGAGATCGCCGACGAGCTGGTTACGCGCCTCCAGGCTGCTGCCGACAATCTCAAAATCGGCAGCGGCCTGGACGCCGGGGTGTTCCTGGGGCCGGTTATCCGGAGGTCCAACAAGGAAAGGACCGTGTCGTATATTGAAACCGGGGAGCGGGAGCAGGCGACGCTTGTCCGGGACGGCCGGAAAGACGCCGCGACTGAAGGAGCGGGCTATTTCATCGGCCCGACGATATTTGATCATGTGAAGCCGGGGATGACGATTTGGCGGGATGAGATTTTTGCACCGGTGCTGGCCGTCGTTCGCGTGAAGGATCTGGCGGAGGCGATCTCCGTTACCAATCAGTCGCCGTTCGCCAACGGCGCCTGCATCTATACTGACAGCGCCAAGGCCATCCGCGAATTCCGCGAAGAGATCGACGCAGGCATGCTGGGGGTCAATTTGGGCGTACCCGCGCCAATGGCGTTCTTCCCGTTCTCGGGCTACAAGAAATCGTTCTACGGGGACCTGCATGCGAACGGACGCGACGGCGTAGAGTTCTATACACGCAAAAAAATGATTACAGCCCGCTACTAA